One Notamacropus eugenii isolate mMacEug1 chromosome Y unlocalized genomic scaffold, mMacEug1.pri_v2 SUPER_Y_unloc_1, whole genome shotgun sequence DNA window includes the following coding sequences:
- the LOC140516971 gene encoding LOW QUALITY PROTEIN: probable RNA polymerase II nuclear localization protein SLC7A6OS (The sequence of the model RefSeq protein was modified relative to this genomic sequence to represent the inferred CDS: inserted 1 base in 1 codon) yields the protein MLQFLKDEEYPSLQRLKEESRHIHVKLKENKAKLPQQIYNLPRMAFEVEEKSAKTRKAGVAPMVPQVRWKCGASPNESLTLACKQLQMGALEEGAEVAEPGSLEENILKLVTKGLSRDDPVQKHARKAMTREKATRALTPSLESHPRMRYELLTAKLLTWQDDRHRLLSKSQAAYEQGEATLPAVGSAGRADTDKPDSEAATQTSQRGGPKKFQLCHIIHDDAVQIETLSIPATCPEKSHPHVIISSSVRVIRELQVVCKDGKGTEHQDKEEEDYDYDLKDVETSAPGLTENKLLXQSYSQECKLEADDQAEEIEEDDDEEEDENNEEEGSNDRESSGGSDEEYGSLTDEERSVIRPRKWNKYPCDVLQEFDYDGSQDFDSD from the exons ATGCTGCAGTTCCTAAAGGATGAAGAATATCCGTCTttgcaaagactgaaggaggaatccagacaCATTcatgtcaagctgaaggagaacaaggccaagctgccccaacAGATCTATAATCTGCCACGAATGGCTTTCGAAGTCGAGGAGAAGAGTGCGAAGaccaggaaggcgggtgtggcgcccatgGTGCCTCAGGTGAGATGGAAGTGCGGCGCGAGTCCCAACGAGTCCCTGACGCTGGCGTGTAAACAACTACAGATGGGGGCTTTGGAAGAGGGGGCAGAGGTGGCGGAGCCAGGGTCCCTCGAGGAGAACATCTTGAAGTTGGTGACAAAGGGGCTCTCCCGGGATGACCCTGTTCAGAAGCATGCCAGAAAAGCCATGaccagagagaaggccaccagagccctgactccttctctggaaagccatccgAGAATGCGTTACGAACTCCTCACTGCAAAGCTGCTGACCTGGCAAGATGACCGCCATCGCCTGCTCTCCAAAAGCCAGGCCGCGTATGAACAGGGAGAAGCAACCTTGCCAGCTGTGGGCTCTGCTGGCAGGGCTGACACAGACAAGCCAGACTCTGAGGCTGCCACACAAACTTCACAGAGAGGAGGCCCTAAAAAATTTCAACTCTGTCATATCATTCATGATGATGCTGTTCAGATAGAGACCCTCTCCATTCCTGCTACCTGCCCTGAGAAATCTCATCCACATGTGATCATTTCTAGTTCAGTCAGGGTGATCCGGGAGCTACAGGTCGTCTGCAAGGATGGAAAAGGAACAGAGCACCAAGACaaggaagaagaagactatgATTATGACCTAAAGGACGTGGAGACGTCTGCGCCAGGATTGACTGAAAATAAACTGC GACAGTCCTACAGTCAGGAGTGCAAGCTGGAAGCAGATGATCAAGCAGAGGAaattgaagaagatgatgatgaagaagaagatgaaaacaatgaggaagaaggaagcaatGACCGAGAGAGCAGTGGAGGGTCTGATGAAGAATATGGCAGtttgactgatgaggaaagaagtgtcaTTAGACCAAGGAAATGGAACAAATATCCTTgtgatgtgctccaagagtttgactatgacggctcccaggactttgATTCTGACTGA